A genomic stretch from Acidobacteriota bacterium includes:
- a CDS encoding PTS sugar transporter subunit IIA, whose translation MIGTLILTHGGMARELLEAARKINGSLAQFEAISLSWSATMDDARRRVEESLDRLNTGEGVLILTDAFGGTPCNIAMSFRAPGVVEVIGGVNLPMVMRLACLGNLREETLDEAAHWLAEKGQQSICVGSDREAACAPPPCPQTDDDRAQVKEHGEAGKKA comes from the coding sequence ATGATCGGAACCCTCATTCTCACCCACGGCGGCATGGCTCGCGAGCTGCTCGAAGCGGCTCGCAAGATCAATGGCTCCTTGGCTCAGTTCGAAGCGATCTCTTTGTCCTGGAGCGCCACCATGGATGACGCCCGGCGGCGGGTGGAGGAGTCCCTCGACCGCCTGAACACCGGCGAGGGCGTTTTGATCCTCACCGATGCCTTCGGCGGCACTCCGTGCAACATTGCCATGTCCTTTCGCGCTCCCGGCGTGGTCGAAGTGATCGGAGGCGTCAACCTGCCGATGGTCATGCGCCTGGCATGCCTCGGCAATCTGCGGGAGGAGACCCTCGACGAAGCGGCCCACTGGCTGGCGGAGAAGGGGCAACAGAGCATCTGCGTCGGCAGCGACCGAGAAGCGGCCTGCGCCCCGCCACCCTGTCCGCAGACGGACGATGACCGCGCACAGGTAAAGGAACACGGAGAGGCAGGGAAGAAGGCGTGA
- the rapZ gene encoding RNase adapter RapZ, which yields MNGSETSPRADNRARLVLITGLSGSGKSSVAKSFEDLGFYTVDNLPLPLLRQFLSRPLELVQGHRRIAVVADVRAPGFAEEFPGLVRDIDRQVVEPTLLFLEASDEALVRRFSETRRPHPLATDRAVIEGILRERELMGELRAMADRVYDSTEWSVHDARRQVAEDFRGERSSRIAMLVSVTSFGFKHGIPYGTDLLFDVRFLPNPYFVTGLREKTGLEEPVREFLHGDDDFHELVERLTNLLIFLLPRYRQEHRSYLSVGIGCTGGRHRSVAVTEALARRLEQADWTTRVAHRDIER from the coding sequence ATGAACGGCTCGGAAACGAGTCCCCGCGCCGACAACCGCGCCCGCTTGGTGCTGATCACCGGCCTATCCGGCTCTGGCAAGAGTTCGGTGGCGAAATCCTTCGAGGATCTGGGCTTCTACACCGTCGACAATTTGCCCTTGCCGCTGCTGCGGCAGTTCTTGAGCCGGCCGTTGGAGCTGGTGCAGGGACATCGGCGCATCGCGGTGGTGGCGGATGTGCGCGCCCCCGGCTTCGCCGAGGAGTTTCCCGGCCTGGTGCGCGACATCGACCGCCAAGTGGTCGAGCCGACGTTGTTGTTTCTCGAGGCATCGGATGAAGCGCTGGTCCGCCGCTTCTCGGAGACCCGCCGGCCGCACCCCCTGGCCACCGACCGGGCGGTGATCGAAGGCATCCTCCGAGAGCGGGAGCTGATGGGGGAGCTGAGGGCGATGGCGGACCGCGTCTACGACTCAACCGAGTGGTCCGTGCACGACGCCCGGCGCCAGGTGGCCGAAGACTTCCGCGGCGAGCGGTCGTCGCGCATCGCCATGCTGGTGTCAGTGACCAGCTTCGGGTTCAAGCACGGCATTCCCTACGGGACGGATTTGCTGTTCGACGTTCGCTTTCTGCCGAATCCCTACTTCGTTACCGGCCTGCGGGAAAAAACCGGCCTCGAAGAGCCGGTGCGGGAATTCCTGCACGGCGACGACGACTTTCATGAGCTAGTGGAGCGCCTGACGAACCTTCTGATCTTTTTGCTGCCGCGTTACCGCCAAGAGCACCGCAGCTATCTTTCCGTCGGCATTGGCTGCACCGGCGGCCGTCACCGCTCCGTAGCGGTGACCGAGGCCCTCGCCCGGCGCCTCGAACAGGCGGACTGGACCACCCGCGTTGCGCACCGCGACATCGAACGGTAG
- the hprK gene encoding HPr(Ser) kinase/phosphatase: MTEPPQKNPPEAGTTRVPVQDLLGAALDELRLEILAGGSHLDNEIIHPRVQKPGLAFAGYYDYIKTGRVQIIGASETAYLETLDRITRHDRFDRITALDVPVFVITKGIEPLPGFLDLCIEREVPVLGSSAMSSTVIKEISWFLEERLAPTSALHGVLMEIFGLGVLLIGNSGVGKSESALDLITRGHSLVADDQVTVKRFPSGEVVGSSVGPLHHHMELRGVGIINVQDLFGLAAVRERKTVDLVVELEAWVEGKAYDRHGLDESLYDILGIPIPYLLMPVALGRNISVLVEIAARNHVLKLQGHDSAREFARTLNYEIEQNRRQLEAARKPPR, encoded by the coding sequence TTGACGGAGCCGCCGCAAAAGAATCCGCCGGAGGCGGGCACCACCCGTGTGCCGGTGCAGGATCTCCTCGGCGCCGCCCTGGACGAGCTGCGGCTGGAGATCCTGGCCGGCGGGAGTCACCTCGACAACGAGATCATTCACCCCCGGGTGCAGAAGCCCGGCCTCGCCTTCGCCGGCTACTACGATTACATCAAAACCGGCCGGGTGCAGATCATCGGGGCCAGCGAAACGGCCTACCTCGAAACCCTAGACCGCATCACACGGCACGACCGCTTCGACCGCATCACCGCCCTTGATGTTCCAGTCTTCGTGATCACCAAAGGCATCGAGCCACTGCCGGGGTTCCTCGATCTGTGCATCGAGCGCGAGGTGCCGGTGCTCGGCTCGTCGGCCATGTCGTCGACGGTGATCAAAGAGATCAGTTGGTTCCTCGAAGAGCGCCTGGCTCCCACCAGCGCCCTGCATGGGGTGCTGATGGAGATTTTCGGCCTGGGGGTGCTGCTGATCGGCAACAGCGGCGTCGGCAAGAGCGAATCGGCCCTTGACCTGATCACCCGCGGCCACAGTTTGGTGGCCGATGACCAGGTGACCGTCAAGCGCTTTCCGAGCGGCGAAGTGGTGGGATCGAGCGTCGGGCCGCTGCACCATCACATGGAGCTGCGCGGGGTGGGCATCATCAACGTGCAGGACCTTTTCGGCCTGGCCGCCGTGCGGGAACGCAAAACCGTCGACCTGGTGGTCGAGCTGGAGGCTTGGGTCGAGGGCAAGGCCTACGATCGCCACGGCCTCGACGAATCCCTCTACGACATCCTCGGTATCCCGATTCCATACTTGCTGATGCCGGTGGCCCTTGGCCGCAACATCTCCGTGCTGGTGGAGATCGCCGCCCGCAACCATGTGCTGAAACTGCAGGGGCACGACTCTGCCCGTGAGTTCGCCCGCACCCTCAACTACGAGATCGAACAGAATCGCCGCCAGCTCGAAGCGGCCCGGAAGCCGCCGCGATGA
- a CDS encoding PTS sugar transporter subunit IIA has product MDLAALLDPDLIFPGLHGKDREAVLRSVADHVAVAGRVPDAQSFFDALLEREGLGSTGIGNGVAVPHCKLKGVGEPVLAVAVTRRGIDFFAVDGEVVQVLFVLASPEKDPVQHLQVLAAISRWVRHEENLQALIDANDRSEIFELLRRERTEEPEPVP; this is encoded by the coding sequence ATGGATTTAGCGGCGTTGCTCGACCCCGACCTGATCTTCCCCGGTCTGCACGGCAAGGACCGGGAGGCGGTGCTTCGCTCGGTGGCGGACCATGTGGCCGTCGCCGGCCGAGTGCCGGATGCGCAGTCGTTCTTCGACGCTCTCCTCGAACGGGAAGGCCTAGGCTCCACCGGCATCGGAAACGGCGTCGCCGTGCCGCACTGCAAGCTCAAGGGGGTTGGCGAACCGGTGCTGGCGGTGGCGGTGACCCGCCGCGGGATCGATTTCTTCGCCGTCGACGGCGAGGTCGTGCAGGTGCTGTTCGTGCTCGCTTCGCCGGAGAAGGACCCGGTGCAGCACCTGCAGGTGCTGGCGGCCATCTCCCGTTGGGTGCGTCATGAGGAGAATCTCCAGGCGCTGATCGACGCCAACGACCGGAGCGAGATCTTCGAGCTCCTGCGGCGGGAGAGAACCGAAGAACCGGAGCCGGTGCCTTGA